In Quadrisphaera setariae, a single genomic region encodes these proteins:
- a CDS encoding LacI family DNA-binding transcriptional regulator, with amino-acid sequence MRRSDRPSLADVAAAAGVSAQTVSRVVNGHEGVVPETRARVLESLKAIGYQPNTAARALATGRYGAIGVLVFSVSRLGDVRSLSGITQAAGRAGRAIQLLSLEEATAARVDSGIAALSASEVDGLVLVEADLLERFDVAVRPGLPLVTTDAVPGPFPSVDTDQAAGARAAVEHLLELGHRTVHHLAGPPTSRAAQVRARTWEEVLRAAGRPVPPPVVGDWTSASGHRAGHLLAGLPPGEVTAVFSANDQMALGLLRALHERGRRVPQDVSVVGFDDVAESSDYWPPLTTVHQDFETVGEHCVRILLEEIAQPGRHLTGTTVVPVHLEVRASTAPPPV; translated from the coding sequence GTGCGCAGGAGCGACCGCCCCTCCCTGGCCGACGTCGCCGCGGCCGCGGGGGTCTCGGCGCAGACGGTCTCGCGGGTGGTGAACGGCCACGAGGGCGTCGTCCCCGAGACGCGCGCCCGGGTGCTGGAGTCGCTGAAGGCCATCGGCTACCAGCCCAACACCGCGGCGCGCGCCCTGGCCACCGGGCGCTACGGGGCCATCGGCGTCCTGGTCTTCTCCGTCTCGCGCCTGGGTGACGTCCGCTCCCTGTCAGGCATCACCCAGGCCGCGGGCCGCGCGGGGCGCGCCATCCAGCTGCTGAGCCTGGAGGAGGCCACCGCGGCGCGGGTCGACAGCGGCATCGCCGCCCTGTCCGCCTCCGAGGTCGACGGGCTGGTCCTCGTGGAGGCCGACCTCCTCGAGCGCTTCGACGTGGCGGTGCGCCCGGGGCTCCCCCTGGTCACCACCGACGCCGTGCCCGGTCCGTTCCCCAGCGTCGACACCGACCAGGCCGCCGGCGCGCGCGCCGCCGTCGAGCACCTGCTGGAGCTGGGCCACCGCACCGTCCACCACCTCGCGGGGCCGCCCACCAGCCGCGCCGCGCAGGTGCGCGCCCGCACCTGGGAGGAGGTGCTGCGCGCCGCCGGGCGCCCGGTGCCCCCACCGGTGGTGGGTGACTGGACCTCCGCGTCCGGTCACCGCGCCGGGCACCTCCTGGCCGGCCTGCCCCCGGGCGAGGTGACGGCGGTGTTCAGCGCCAACGACCAGATGGCCCTCGGGCTGCTGCGCGCCCTGCACGAGCGGGGCCGGCGCGTGCCCCAGGACGTCTCCGTGGTCGGCTTCGACGACGTCGCCGAGTCCAGCGACTACTGGCCGCCGCTCACCACCGTCCACCAGGACTTCGAGACCGTCGGCGAGCACTGCGTGCGGATCCTCCTGGAGGAGATCGCCCAGCCGGGACGGCACCTCACCGGCACCACCGTCGTGCCGGTGCACCTGGAGGTGCGGGCCTCCACCGCTCCCCCACCGGTCTGA
- a CDS encoding YeiH family protein, with translation MRAPEASVRPLLPGLLAAAAAAALAFGVSSLVPGLGPTTVAVVLGLLVANTGLQRAALAPGTAFASRRLLRTAVVLLGLQLPLGAVLALGWQGLVVVVVTVAVTFAGTLLLGRALGLPPGRSLLVSTGFSICGASAIAAVEPLAKARKDDVTTAVALVTLCGSLAILVLPPLAGPLGLDPVAFGAWVGASVHDVGQVVATASRVDGALQTAVVVKLARVALLAPLVAGVGLAARRAARSRAAADDDGTSRARVPLLPLFVVGFLLAVAVRSTRLLPTGLLDAAQLVQTVLLVAALYALGTGIRLRVLVRTGGRSLVLGIVSWVLVAGVAYAGVRLLGL, from the coding sequence GTGCGCGCCCCTGAGGCGTCGGTGCGCCCGCTCCTGCCCGGCCTGCTCGCCGCGGCGGCGGCCGCGGCGCTCGCGTTCGGGGTGTCCTCCCTGGTGCCGGGCCTCGGGCCGACCACGGTGGCCGTCGTGCTCGGCCTGCTGGTGGCCAACACCGGCCTGCAGCGCGCCGCCCTGGCCCCCGGCACCGCCTTCGCCAGCCGCAGGCTGCTGCGCACCGCGGTGGTGCTCCTGGGCCTGCAGCTGCCGCTCGGCGCCGTGCTCGCGCTGGGCTGGCAGGGCCTGGTCGTCGTCGTCGTCACCGTGGCGGTGACGTTCGCCGGCACGCTGCTCCTGGGGCGCGCCCTCGGCCTGCCGCCGGGCCGGAGCCTGCTCGTGTCCACCGGCTTCTCCATCTGCGGGGCCTCCGCCATCGCCGCGGTGGAGCCGCTGGCGAAGGCCCGCAAGGACGACGTCACCACCGCCGTGGCGCTCGTGACCCTCTGCGGCTCGCTCGCGATCCTCGTGCTGCCGCCGCTGGCGGGGCCGCTGGGGCTCGACCCGGTGGCCTTCGGGGCGTGGGTGGGGGCGAGCGTCCACGACGTCGGGCAGGTCGTGGCCACCGCGAGCCGCGTGGACGGGGCCCTGCAGACCGCCGTCGTCGTCAAGCTCGCGCGGGTGGCGCTGCTGGCGCCGCTGGTGGCGGGGGTCGGGCTGGCGGCGCGGCGCGCCGCTCGCTCCCGGGCCGCCGCCGACGACGACGGCACCTCGCGCGCCCGGGTGCCGCTGCTGCCGCTGTTCGTCGTGGGCTTCCTGCTCGCCGTGGCGGTCCGGAGCACGAGGCTGCTGCCCACCGGGCTGCTCGACGCGGCCCAGCTGGTGCAGACGGTGCTGCTCGTGGCGGCCCTGTACGCCCTCGGCACGGGGATCCGGCTGCGCGTGCTCGTGCGCACCGGCGGGCGCTCGCTGGTCCTCGGCATCGTGTCGTGGGTCCTCGTGGCCGGCGTGGCCTACGCGGGGGTGCGCCTGCTCGGCCTGTGA
- a CDS encoding SpoIIE family protein phosphatase — MHLGDDGGTTATVPAGWWLRALASIPDPVAVLGPGWEVLWVSPAAASASGLDPAAVVGRVLWDAVPGTSTSEEPLRRAARTGATTTWEARIGGPRWYELQAVPLDGLLLVVARSADERRRAAEQLADSLERTRLVLEVSTALGAARTLDEVASAVVTVATEKLGADYGGLSVVDWSTRRVRTASRAQIDPAVEEAWADLPLEHAGPAPHVCRTGEELVFERLEDVGALFPEVADRVRRSGLRSGLVVPLVAEDSVVGALTVGWREDGRVSGGVLDVVRASAGATGQAVRRALLLADRASAAEVLQRALLAPLPRGLDVELAARYLPAGRRDHVGGDWHDAVPLDGGRLALVVGDVAGHDVEAAAVMGRASGALRSFLLAVDGLPSRALTAADDAFWRLDVPAPATVVAGVLTPPGRAGARSWRWANAGHPPPLLVPPDGRTRVLSRPPELLLGVDPSTHRTDHVVTVPSGSVLLLHSDGLVERRDRDLDEGTAELAALLGPLVAEHAGASLEELLDALLAAALPGRPADDVVVMAVRTP, encoded by the coding sequence GTGCACCTGGGCGACGACGGCGGGACCACCGCCACCGTGCCCGCGGGCTGGTGGCTGCGGGCGCTGGCCAGCATCCCCGACCCCGTCGCCGTCCTCGGACCGGGCTGGGAGGTGCTGTGGGTGAGCCCCGCGGCCGCCTCGGCCAGCGGGCTCGACCCCGCCGCCGTGGTGGGCCGGGTGCTGTGGGACGCGGTGCCCGGCACCTCCACGAGCGAGGAGCCGCTGCGCCGCGCGGCGCGCACCGGCGCCACCACCACGTGGGAGGCGCGGATCGGCGGGCCGCGCTGGTACGAGCTGCAGGCGGTCCCGCTCGACGGGCTGCTGCTGGTGGTGGCCCGCAGCGCCGACGAGCGGCGGCGGGCGGCCGAGCAGCTGGCGGACTCCCTGGAGCGCACCCGCCTGGTGCTGGAGGTGTCCACGGCGCTGGGCGCGGCCCGCACGCTCGACGAGGTCGCCTCGGCCGTCGTGACCGTGGCCACGGAGAAGCTCGGAGCGGACTACGGCGGGCTGTCGGTGGTGGACTGGTCCACCCGGCGCGTGCGCACCGCGTCCCGCGCGCAGATCGACCCCGCGGTCGAGGAGGCCTGGGCCGACCTGCCGCTGGAGCACGCCGGGCCGGCCCCCCACGTGTGCCGCACCGGTGAGGAGCTGGTCTTCGAGCGCCTCGAGGACGTCGGGGCGCTCTTCCCCGAGGTCGCCGACCGCGTCCGGCGCTCCGGCCTGCGCTCGGGGCTTGTGGTGCCGCTGGTCGCGGAGGACTCCGTGGTCGGGGCCCTGACCGTGGGCTGGCGCGAGGACGGGCGCGTCAGCGGCGGCGTGCTCGACGTGGTGCGCGCCTCCGCCGGCGCCACCGGGCAGGCGGTGCGGCGCGCGCTGCTGCTGGCCGACCGCGCCAGCGCCGCCGAGGTGCTGCAGCGCGCGCTGCTGGCGCCGCTGCCCCGCGGGCTGGACGTGGAGCTGGCGGCGCGCTACCTGCCGGCGGGGCGCCGCGACCACGTGGGGGGCGACTGGCACGACGCCGTCCCCCTCGACGGCGGCCGGCTGGCCCTCGTGGTGGGCGACGTGGCCGGCCACGACGTCGAGGCCGCGGCGGTGATGGGGCGCGCCAGCGGGGCCCTGCGCTCCTTCCTGCTGGCCGTCGACGGGCTCCCGTCGCGGGCGCTGACGGCCGCTGACGACGCGTTCTGGCGCCTGGACGTGCCCGCGCCGGCCACCGTGGTGGCCGGGGTGCTCACCCCGCCGGGCCGCGCGGGCGCGCGGAGCTGGCGGTGGGCCAACGCCGGGCACCCGCCCCCGCTGCTGGTGCCGCCGGACGGGCGCACGCGGGTGCTCTCGCGCCCCCCGGAGCTGCTGCTCGGCGTCGACCCGAGCACCCACCGCACCGACCACGTGGTGACGGTGCCGTCGGGCTCGGTGCTGCTCCTGCACAGCGACGGGCTGGTGGAGCGGCGCGACCGCGACCTCGACGAGGGCACCGCCGAGCTCGCGGCGCTGCTGGGGCCGCTCGTGGCCGAGCACGCCGGCGCCTCGCTGGAGGAGCTGCTGGACGCGCTGCTCGCCGCGGCGCTGCCGGGGCGCCCCGCCGACGACGTCGTCGTCATGGCCGTGCGCACCCCCTGA
- a CDS encoding carbohydrate ABC transporter permease, whose translation MTGVRGPGAGALLALRYAVLAVLGLLFLLPFYIMVKTAVSSPADIASRTFVLWPSQPDWSAFGRVLEDPSFTTAIITSSLMAVSMTVGQIVVAAMAGYALARIPHRLAQPLFALTVLMLLIPGATTFLPNFIIVAKLGWVDSLQGLVVPTLFSAFNVFLFRQFFLAFPKELEEAGKLDGLGHLGVFVRIVVPNSLAFASALTVLGFVGAWNAFLWPLVVAGSGSGALTVQVYLSQFLTAQTFDYTGLFAAALLSLVPVLVVFVVLQRWLVRGVAETGMGGA comes from the coding sequence GTGACCGGGGTCCGCGGCCCGGGCGCGGGGGCCCTGCTGGCCCTGCGCTACGCCGTGCTGGCCGTGCTGGGGCTGCTGTTCCTGCTGCCCTTCTACATCATGGTCAAGACGGCGGTCTCCTCCCCGGCGGACATCGCGTCGCGGACCTTCGTCCTGTGGCCGTCCCAGCCCGACTGGAGCGCCTTCGGCCGCGTCCTGGAGGACCCGTCCTTCACCACGGCCATCATCACGAGCAGCCTCATGGCCGTCTCCATGACCGTCGGGCAGATCGTCGTCGCGGCGATGGCGGGCTACGCGCTGGCGCGGATCCCGCACCGGCTCGCCCAGCCGCTGTTCGCCCTCACCGTGCTCATGCTGCTCATCCCGGGCGCCACGACCTTCCTGCCCAACTTCATCATCGTGGCCAAGCTCGGGTGGGTGGACTCCCTCCAGGGCCTCGTGGTGCCTACGCTGTTCAGCGCCTTCAACGTCTTCCTCTTCCGCCAGTTCTTCCTGGCCTTCCCCAAGGAGCTGGAGGAGGCGGGCAAGCTGGACGGCCTCGGCCACCTGGGGGTCTTCGTGCGCATCGTGGTGCCCAACTCGCTCGCCTTCGCCTCGGCGCTCACCGTGCTGGGCTTCGTGGGCGCGTGGAACGCGTTCCTGTGGCCGCTCGTCGTCGCCGGCAGCGGCAGCGGCGCGCTCACCGTCCAGGTGTACCTGTCGCAGTTCCTCACCGCGCAGACCTTCGACTACACGGGCCTGTTCGCCGCGGCGCTGCTGTCCCTGGTGCCGGTGCTGGTCGTCTTCGTCGTGCTCCAGCGCTGGCTCGTGCGCGGCGTCGCCGAGACCGGCATGGGCGGGGCCTGA
- a CDS encoding cold-shock protein translates to MALGTVKWFNAEKGFGFITVEGGPDVFVHWSAIQMDGYRSLEEGQAVEFEIGQGQKGPQAEAVRLAGA, encoded by the coding sequence ATGGCACTCGGAACTGTGAAGTGGTTCAACGCTGAGAAGGGGTTCGGGTTCATCACCGTCGAGGGTGGCCCTGACGTCTTCGTCCACTGGTCCGCCATCCAGATGGACGGCTACCGCTCCCTCGAGGAGGGACAGGCCGTCGAGTTCGAGATCGGGCAGGGCCAGAAGGGCCCGCAGGCCGAGGCCGTCCGCCTCGCCGGCGCCTGA
- a CDS encoding SGNH/GDSL hydrolase family protein, with protein MAADPARGPAPTYRRYVAVGDSFTEGIDDPDPASPGRHRGWADRLAELLDDDARGAGSRLEYANLAVRGKRMREVLDEQLPRALELGPDLLSISAGGNDILRPSVDVDALAAALDEAVGAARSAGAQVLLAAGFDPAGLPVVRMTRGRVATFNLHLWRIAQRWDALVMDLWSMRALYDLRMWAPDRIHLAPEGHERVALLAAATVRGLHGGDLGAAEQEWASPLPPQPSPGRLARAGQDAAWARAHLAPWVRRRLEGRSSGDGVAPKRPEPLPLAR; from the coding sequence GTGGCTGCTGACCCCGCGCGCGGACCCGCGCCGACGTACCGGCGGTACGTCGCCGTCGGGGACTCCTTCACCGAGGGCATCGACGACCCCGACCCGGCCTCCCCCGGACGCCACCGCGGCTGGGCCGACCGGCTCGCCGAGCTGCTCGACGACGACGCGCGCGGCGCGGGCTCGCGCCTGGAGTACGCCAACCTCGCCGTCCGCGGCAAGCGGATGCGGGAGGTCCTGGACGAGCAGCTGCCCCGCGCCCTCGAGCTCGGCCCTGACCTGCTCAGCATCAGCGCGGGCGGCAACGACATCCTGCGACCCAGCGTCGACGTCGACGCCCTGGCCGCCGCGCTGGACGAGGCGGTGGGCGCCGCCCGCTCCGCCGGAGCCCAGGTGCTGCTGGCGGCCGGCTTCGACCCCGCCGGGCTTCCGGTGGTGCGCATGACCCGCGGCCGCGTGGCCACCTTCAACCTCCACCTGTGGCGCATCGCCCAGCGCTGGGACGCGCTGGTCATGGACCTGTGGTCGATGCGCGCCCTCTACGACCTGCGGATGTGGGCCCCGGACCGGATCCACCTGGCGCCGGAGGGCCACGAGCGGGTGGCCCTGCTGGCCGCCGCCACCGTGCGGGGGCTGCACGGCGGCGATCTGGGGGCGGCCGAGCAGGAGTGGGCCTCACCGCTGCCGCCGCAGCCCTCCCCCGGACGCCTGGCGCGCGCCGGCCAGGACGCCGCCTGGGCGCGCGCCCACCTGGCCCCGTGGGTGCGGCGGCGCCTCGAGGGGCGCTCGAGCGGCGACGGCGTGGCCCCGAAGCGGCCCGAGCCCCTGCCCCTGGCGCGCTGA
- the groL gene encoding chaperonin GroEL (60 kDa chaperone family; promotes refolding of misfolded polypeptides especially under stressful conditions; forms two stacked rings of heptamers to form a barrel-shaped 14mer; ends can be capped by GroES; misfolded proteins enter the barrel where they are refolded when GroES binds) has product MAKTIAFNEEARRGLERGMNTLADAVKVTLGPKGRNVVLEKKWGAPTITNDGVSIAKEIELEDPYEKIGAELVKEVAKKTDDVAGDGTTTATVLAQAMVREGLRNVAAGANPMALKRGIEKAVAAVSDQLLANAVDVETREQIAATASISAADPAIGDLIAEAMDKVGKEGVITVEESNTFGLELELTEGMRFDKGYISPYFVTDGERMEAVLEDPYILIANSKISSIKDLLPLLEKVTQSGKPLVIIAEDVEGEALATLVVNKIRGIFRSAAVKAPGFGDRRKAMLQDIAILSGGQVISEEVGLKLDTAGLDLLGRARKVVITKDETTIVEGAGDADQIAGRVNQIRSEIERSDSDYDREKLQERLAKLAGGVAVIKAGAATEVELKERKHRIEDAVRNAKAAVEEGIVAGGGVALIQAGSKAFTDLQLSGDEATGANIVKVAIEAPLKQIAVNAGLEGGVVAEKVRNLPVGQGLNAATNEYVDMVGSGIIDPAKVTRSALQNAASIAALFLTTEAVIADKPEKAAAAPAGGDGGMGGMDF; this is encoded by the coding sequence ATGGCGAAGACCATTGCCTTCAACGAGGAGGCCCGCCGCGGTCTCGAGCGGGGTATGAACACCCTCGCCGACGCCGTCAAGGTCACCCTCGGCCCCAAGGGCCGCAACGTCGTGCTGGAGAAGAAGTGGGGCGCCCCCACCATCACCAACGACGGCGTCTCGATCGCCAAGGAGATCGAGCTCGAGGACCCGTACGAGAAGATCGGGGCCGAGCTCGTCAAGGAGGTCGCCAAGAAGACCGACGACGTCGCCGGTGACGGCACCACCACCGCGACCGTCCTGGCCCAGGCGATGGTCCGCGAGGGCCTGCGCAACGTCGCCGCCGGCGCCAACCCGATGGCCCTCAAGCGCGGCATCGAGAAGGCCGTCGCGGCCGTCTCCGACCAGCTGCTCGCCAACGCCGTCGACGTCGAGACCCGCGAGCAGATCGCCGCGACCGCCTCGATCTCCGCCGCTGACCCCGCCATCGGCGACCTCATCGCCGAGGCGATGGACAAGGTCGGCAAGGAGGGCGTGATCACGGTCGAGGAGAGCAACACCTTCGGCCTCGAGCTCGAGCTCACCGAGGGCATGCGCTTCGACAAGGGCTACATCTCGCCCTACTTCGTCACCGACGGCGAGCGCATGGAGGCGGTCCTCGAGGACCCGTACATCCTCATCGCCAACTCCAAGATCTCCTCGATCAAGGACCTGCTGCCCCTGCTGGAGAAGGTCACCCAGTCGGGCAAGCCGCTGGTGATCATCGCTGAGGACGTCGAGGGCGAGGCCCTGGCCACGCTCGTCGTCAACAAGATCCGCGGCATCTTCCGCTCCGCCGCCGTCAAGGCGCCCGGCTTCGGCGACCGCCGCAAGGCGATGCTGCAGGACATCGCGATCCTGTCCGGCGGCCAGGTCATCTCCGAGGAGGTCGGCCTCAAGCTCGACACCGCGGGCCTGGACCTGCTGGGCCGCGCCCGCAAGGTGGTCATCACCAAGGACGAGACCACCATCGTCGAGGGTGCTGGCGACGCCGACCAGATCGCCGGTCGCGTCAACCAGATCCGCTCCGAGATCGAGCGCAGCGACTCCGACTACGACCGCGAGAAGCTGCAGGAGCGCCTCGCCAAGCTCGCCGGCGGCGTGGCCGTCATCAAGGCGGGCGCGGCCACCGAGGTCGAGCTCAAGGAGCGCAAGCACCGCATCGAGGACGCCGTCCGCAACGCGAAGGCCGCCGTCGAGGAGGGCATCGTCGCCGGCGGCGGCGTGGCCCTCATCCAGGCCGGCTCCAAGGCCTTCACCGACCTGCAGCTCTCGGGTGACGAGGCGACCGGCGCGAACATCGTCAAGGTCGCCATCGAGGCCCCGCTCAAGCAGATCGCCGTCAACGCCGGCCTCGAGGGCGGCGTCGTGGCGGAGAAGGTGCGCAACCTCCCCGTCGGCCAGGGCCTGAACGCCGCCACCAACGAGTACGTCGACATGGTCGGCTCCGGCATCATCGACCCGGCCAAGGTGACGCGCTCGGCGCTGCAGAACGCCGCCTCCATCGCGGCGCTGTTCCTCACCACCGAGGCCGTCATCGCCGACAAGCCGGAGAAGGCCGCTGCGGCCCCGGCCGGTGGCGACGGCGGCATGGGCGGCATGGACTTCTGA
- a CDS encoding flavin reductase family protein, which translates to MTCTATTDAPVVDLAGAFRTVASSAWVVTTRAPERPVGFTAISVASVSLAPPLLSFNVSRTSSSLEALLAERRVAVHLLADDQEALARRFAAPADGRFPDDGSWTWDPTGLPALHGVVARLAGPVHDVVEAGDSVVLLVRPEVTEVRGGTPLVHHARSYPRLSPI; encoded by the coding sequence GTGACCTGCACCGCTACCACCGACGCGCCCGTGGTCGACCTCGCCGGCGCCTTCCGCACCGTCGCCTCCAGCGCCTGGGTGGTCACCACCCGCGCGCCGGAGCGCCCCGTCGGCTTCACCGCCATCTCGGTGGCCTCGGTGTCCCTGGCGCCGCCGCTGCTGTCCTTCAACGTCTCGCGGACCTCCTCCAGCCTGGAGGCGCTGCTGGCCGAGCGGCGCGTGGCGGTGCACCTGCTCGCCGACGACCAGGAGGCGCTGGCGCGGCGCTTCGCGGCTCCCGCCGACGGCCGCTTCCCCGACGACGGCTCCTGGACCTGGGACCCGACCGGCCTGCCGGCGCTGCACGGCGTGGTGGCGCGCCTGGCCGGACCGGTGCACGACGTCGTCGAGGCCGGCGACAGCGTGGTCCTGCTGGTGCGCCCCGAGGTCACCGAGGTGCGCGGCGGTACGCCCCTCGTCCACCACGCGCGGTCCTACCCCCGCCTCAGCCCCATCTGA
- a CDS encoding uracil-DNA glycosylase, with protein MPTPAAPSPLAAVHPSWRVALAPVEEDLLRLEAELAARRGAGEEVLPAPEHVLRAFEQPLDAVRVLLLGQDPYPRPGHAVGLAFSVAPHVRPLPPTLRNLLKELVADTGLPAPSTGDLSPWAERGVLLLNRVLTVRAGDSGSHRRLGWERVTDAAVRALAARGGPLVSVLWGRDAQTAAGLLAGTAVITGVHPSPLSASRGFHGSRPFTAVDEALRAQGAPAVDWSLP; from the coding sequence GTGCCGACCCCCGCCGCGCCGTCCCCGCTCGCCGCCGTCCACCCCAGCTGGAGGGTCGCCCTCGCCCCGGTCGAGGAGGACCTGCTCCGGCTGGAGGCCGAGCTCGCGGCGCGCCGCGGCGCCGGCGAGGAGGTGCTGCCGGCGCCCGAGCACGTGCTGCGCGCCTTCGAGCAGCCGCTCGATGCGGTGCGGGTGCTGCTGCTCGGCCAGGACCCCTACCCCCGGCCCGGCCACGCGGTGGGGCTGGCCTTCTCCGTGGCACCGCACGTGAGGCCGCTGCCGCCGACGCTGCGCAACCTGCTCAAGGAGCTCGTGGCGGACACCGGGCTCCCGGCCCCCTCGACCGGGGACCTGTCGCCCTGGGCGGAGCGCGGCGTGCTGCTGCTCAACCGGGTGCTCACGGTGCGCGCCGGCGACTCCGGCTCGCACCGCAGGCTCGGGTGGGAGCGCGTCACCGACGCCGCCGTGCGGGCGCTCGCCGCCCGGGGCGGGCCGCTGGTGTCGGTGCTGTGGGGGCGGGACGCGCAGACCGCCGCCGGCCTGCTGGCCGGGACCGCCGTCATCACGGGGGTGCACCCGAGCCCGCTGTCGGCCTCGCGCGGGTTCCACGGGTCGCGCCCGTTCACCGCTGTCGACGAGGCGCTGCGCGCGCAGGGCGCACCTGCTGTCGACTGGTCGCTGCCCTGA
- a CDS encoding DUF3263 domain-containing protein, which produces MALSQRDLAVLALERRTFRRRGEKEQAVRDELDMSATRYYQRLNALLDDPEALAADPVLVGRLRRLREERTAGRDLDVGPAPGS; this is translated from the coding sequence GTGGCGCTGTCGCAGCGGGACCTGGCGGTGCTCGCCCTCGAGCGGCGCACCTTCCGGCGCCGGGGCGAGAAGGAGCAGGCCGTCCGCGACGAGCTGGACATGTCGGCCACCCGCTACTACCAGCGGCTCAACGCCCTCCTCGACGACCCGGAGGCCCTGGCCGCCGACCCGGTGCTGGTCGGCAGGCTCCGTCGCCTGCGCGAGGAGCGCACCGCCGGGCGGGACCTGGACGTCGGCCCCGCCCCCGGGAGCTGA
- a CDS encoding LytR C-terminal domain-containing protein yields the protein MSSPYPRDDFDAVTPPRDGRRGAHRAAPKRPGGVLAPVVIALVVVAAGGAGYVALTTVGNPGSSASAAPAAGGDQAAAQDPAASADPAAGGAPPAASPASSPEAPPSASPTASSERSAPVVVLNGTGTSGLAAKKAAQVEADGWEVASTGNATAAQRSAHKTTTVLYPTAALEGAAEALAAQVGAKTALDAQAQAGSLTVVLR from the coding sequence GTGAGCTCGCCGTACCCGCGTGACGACTTCGACGCCGTCACCCCGCCGCGCGACGGCCGCCGCGGTGCTCACCGCGCCGCGCCCAAGCGCCCCGGCGGTGTCCTCGCCCCGGTGGTCATCGCCCTGGTCGTCGTGGCCGCCGGAGGCGCCGGCTACGTGGCGCTCACCACGGTGGGGAACCCCGGCTCCAGCGCCAGCGCCGCCCCCGCCGCGGGCGGTGACCAGGCCGCCGCGCAGGACCCGGCCGCCTCCGCCGACCCGGCCGCCGGCGGTGCGCCTCCTGCCGCCTCGCCCGCCTCCTCCCCGGAGGCGCCGCCCAGCGCCAGCCCCACGGCCTCCTCCGAGCGCAGCGCACCGGTCGTCGTCCTCAACGGCACCGGGACCTCCGGACTGGCGGCGAAGAAGGCCGCGCAGGTCGAGGCCGACGGCTGGGAGGTCGCCAGCACCGGCAACGCCACCGCCGCGCAGCGCTCGGCCCACAAGACCACGACCGTGCTGTACCCCACCGCCGCGCTCGAGGGCGCCGCCGAGGCCCTCGCGGCGCAGGTGGGTGCGAAGACCGCGCTCGACGCCCAGGCGCAGGCCGGCTCGCTGACCGTCGTCCTGCGCTGA